The proteins below come from a single Oceaniferula flava genomic window:
- the accC gene encoding acetyl-CoA carboxylase biotin carboxylase subunit has product MFNKVLVANRGEIALRIIRACRELGVASVAVYSEADVDSMHVQLADEAVCIGPGPSQDSYLKPDRIIAAAEITGADAIHPGYGFLSENARFVEICESCNIKFIGPSAEVIRRMGDKNTARATAVEFGVPITPGSDGILESAEHGLKLAKDMGFPVMIKATAGGGGRGMRPCFDEKDFVSLYDAASKEAIACFGNGDCYLEKLVMKPHHIEMQIIGDTHGNFIQLGERDCSMQRRNQKIIEECPSPLISDKMRVEMAEASVNLIKSIGYENAGTIEYLVDEKAENFYFMEMNTRIQVEHPVTEEVMGCELIKEQIRVAAGEPLSSHVLQTNPRGHSIECRINAEDPYNNFCPSPGKITLWYTPGGKGVRLDTHVYSGYSVPPYYDSMIAKLIVTGATREIAISRMKRALSEFKIEGIKTTIPFQQEIIDHPDFKNGDYGIEWVADYMKSEGLQP; this is encoded by the coding sequence ATGTTCAACAAAGTTCTTGTCGCCAACCGTGGGGAAATTGCCCTGCGGATCATCCGTGCCTGCCGTGAGCTGGGCGTCGCCTCTGTGGCTGTCTACTCTGAGGCGGATGTCGATTCCATGCACGTGCAACTGGCCGATGAAGCCGTCTGCATCGGGCCTGGTCCCAGTCAGGACAGCTACCTGAAACCGGACCGCATCATCGCCGCCGCTGAGATCACCGGTGCGGATGCCATCCACCCCGGCTACGGATTTCTCTCAGAGAATGCCCGCTTCGTTGAAATCTGCGAGAGCTGCAATATCAAATTCATCGGACCCTCTGCCGAGGTGATCCGCCGCATGGGCGATAAAAACACCGCCCGTGCCACCGCCGTCGAGTTCGGTGTGCCCATCACCCCCGGCTCCGATGGCATCCTCGAATCCGCCGAACACGGCCTGAAACTGGCCAAGGACATGGGCTTCCCCGTGATGATCAAAGCCACCGCCGGTGGTGGTGGTCGCGGCATGCGCCCTTGCTTCGATGAAAAAGACTTCGTCTCGCTCTACGATGCCGCCAGCAAGGAAGCGATTGCTTGTTTCGGCAACGGCGACTGCTACCTCGAAAAACTGGTGATGAAACCGCACCACATCGAGATGCAGATCATCGGCGACACCCATGGCAACTTCATCCAGCTCGGCGAGCGCGATTGCTCGATGCAGCGCCGCAACCAAAAGATCATCGAAGAGTGCCCGTCGCCTCTGATCTCCGACAAGATGCGTGTGGAAATGGCCGAGGCATCAGTCAATCTGATCAAATCCATCGGCTACGAAAACGCCGGCACCATCGAGTATCTCGTGGACGAAAAGGCGGAGAACTTCTACTTCATGGAAATGAACACCCGCATCCAGGTGGAACACCCAGTGACCGAGGAAGTCATGGGCTGCGAGCTGATCAAGGAGCAAATCCGCGTCGCCGCTGGCGAACCGCTGTCGAGCCACGTGCTGCAGACGAATCCGCGCGGACACTCGATCGAGTGCCGGATCAATGCCGAAGACCCCTACAACAATTTCTGCCCTAGCCCTGGAAAGATCACCCTCTGGTACACACCGGGTGGCAAGGGCGTGCGCTTGGATACCCACGTGTATTCCGGCTACAGCGTGCCCCCATACTACGATTCCATGATCGCCAAGCTGATCGTCACCGGTGCCACCCGTGAAATCGCCATCTCACGCATGAAGCGTGCGCTGTCCGAGTTCAAGATCGAGGGCATCAAGACGACCATTCCTTTCCAGCAGGAAATCATCGATCACCCCGACTTCAAAAATGGCGACTACGGCATTGAGTGGGTGGCCGATTACATGAAGAGCGAAGGCCTTCAACCGTAA
- the accB gene encoding acetyl-CoA carboxylase biotin carboxyl carrier protein: MDLKEIRKIVELMNEHELSYFHLEEEGVNLKLKKGADIVQVAQAAMPAAPAAAPAPAAGDAPAATPEAAGNEIPAPMVGTFYSAPSPDSPAFVSVGDTVSVGQTLCIIEAMKVMNEIKAETAGTITAIVAQDGEPVQFGDALFRVQ, encoded by the coding sequence GTGGACCTTAAGGAAATTCGTAAAATCGTGGAGCTCATGAACGAGCATGAACTGTCCTATTTCCACCTCGAAGAAGAGGGGGTGAACCTGAAGCTCAAAAAAGGAGCTGACATCGTGCAAGTGGCTCAAGCCGCCATGCCCGCTGCTCCAGCCGCCGCACCAGCACCTGCCGCTGGTGATGCACCCGCCGCTACCCCTGAAGCCGCCGGCAATGAAATTCCAGCCCCAATGGTAGGCACCTTCTATTCCGCCCCATCCCCTGATAGCCCGGCCTTCGTCAGCGTTGGCGATACCGTCAGCGTCGGCCAGACCCTCTGCATCATCGAGGCCATGAAGGTGATGAACGAAATCAAAGCTGAAACCGCCGGCACCATCACCGCCATCGTCGCCCAAGACGGTGAGCCTGTGCAGTTTGGCGATGCGCTTTTCCGCGTTCAGTAA
- a CDS encoding prenyltransferase/squalene oxidase repeat-containing protein, translating into MLRTLVILGLFVVSASAQDDQVAAKPNIQAAIKRGVDYLVSHQNKNGSWGSAHRTKGLNIYAPLPDAHQSYHAASSALALHGLLECGDQRPATIAAIEKGEKWLLSVLPSQRSINRSATYNIWGHSYGLRALASLYRRYPDPAKRAEYVRHAKIQIAKLQAYEDVNKGWGYYDFDDKTYKPSGKIMSFTTATAVLALHDASTTMGIELPPVLMKRSLESLQEMRTTDFSYVYGRGHRFRPRSAINRPAGSLGRSQACNAASRVLGDEAVTDEVLRTWIDRLFERNGWLDIGRKRPIPHEAPAQVAGYFYFYAHYYAAECIEMLPENEQAQWKEKLAALMITKQEKNGSWWDFPLYNYHYAYGTGYVLTILGRCQ; encoded by the coding sequence ATGCTACGCACCCTTGTCATCCTCGGTCTCTTTGTCGTCAGTGCCTCGGCACAGGATGACCAAGTGGCTGCGAAGCCCAACATCCAGGCCGCCATCAAGCGCGGCGTGGATTATCTGGTCAGCCATCAGAATAAAAATGGCTCGTGGGGCAGTGCGCACCGCACCAAGGGGCTGAATATTTACGCCCCCCTGCCGGATGCGCACCAGTCCTACCACGCCGCCAGCTCCGCACTGGCACTGCACGGTCTGCTCGAGTGTGGCGACCAGCGCCCCGCCACCATTGCCGCCATCGAGAAGGGTGAGAAGTGGCTGCTCTCGGTGCTGCCGAGCCAACGCAGTATCAACCGTAGCGCCACCTACAACATCTGGGGCCACTCCTACGGGCTGCGCGCCCTGGCATCGCTCTACCGCCGCTACCCGGACCCCGCCAAACGCGCCGAATACGTGCGCCATGCGAAAATCCAGATCGCCAAGCTGCAAGCCTACGAAGACGTCAACAAAGGCTGGGGCTACTACGATTTCGACGATAAAACCTACAAGCCCAGCGGCAAGATCATGAGCTTCACCACCGCCACCGCGGTGCTCGCCCTGCACGACGCCTCCACCACCATGGGCATCGAGCTCCCGCCCGTGCTAATGAAGCGCAGCTTGGAATCACTGCAGGAAATGCGCACCACTGACTTTTCCTACGTCTACGGCCGCGGCCACCGTTTCCGTCCGCGTAGCGCCATCAACCGCCCTGCCGGCTCACTGGGTCGGTCCCAGGCCTGCAATGCCGCCTCCCGCGTGCTCGGCGATGAGGCAGTCACCGATGAGGTCCTGCGCACCTGGATCGATCGCTTGTTCGAGCGCAACGGCTGGCTCGACATCGGCAGAAAACGTCCGATCCCCCACGAAGCACCTGCCCAAGTCGCTGGCTATTTCTATTTCTACGCCCACTACTACGCCGCCGAGTGCATCGAGATGCTGCCCGAAAACGAGCAAGCCCAGTGGAAAGAAAAACTCGCCGCCCTGATGATTACCAAGCAGGAGAAAAACGGCAGCTGGTGGGACTTCCCACTCTACAACTACCACTACGCCTACGGCACCGGCTACGTGCTGACAATTCTCGGTCGCTGCCAATAG
- a CDS encoding MnmC family methyltransferase, with product MKPYIKIAETKTPEGEPLELIEHDGTYMICSNGEQLMTSFSHGSEETLAELACAPFSPVNQPKFLIGGLGMGYTLAAATRAVTKKRAQFIVSELTATIVEWNKSHLSHLNPGLLDDERITVKIQPVQKVIRQASGEYHAILLDVDNGPSAFHGKNNDSLYTLKGLREIQNALKGGGILAVWSARGDKAFTKTLRKAGFDVSENAVAAAHKGRKTRTHTIWLARKKHF from the coding sequence ATGAAGCCCTACATCAAAATCGCAGAAACCAAAACTCCGGAAGGTGAACCGCTCGAGCTCATCGAGCACGACGGCACCTACATGATTTGCTCCAATGGCGAGCAGCTCATGACCAGCTTTTCCCACGGGTCCGAGGAAACTCTCGCCGAGCTCGCCTGCGCCCCCTTCAGCCCGGTGAACCAGCCGAAGTTTCTCATCGGAGGGCTGGGAATGGGCTACACCTTGGCCGCCGCCACCCGCGCCGTGACAAAAAAGCGCGCCCAGTTCATCGTTTCCGAGCTCACAGCGACCATTGTCGAGTGGAACAAATCCCACCTCTCCCACCTCAACCCCGGACTACTCGATGACGAGCGGATCACCGTGAAGATCCAGCCGGTGCAGAAAGTCATCCGCCAAGCGTCTGGCGAGTATCACGCCATCTTGTTAGACGTCGATAACGGCCCGTCCGCCTTCCACGGCAAGAACAACGACAGCCTCTACACCCTCAAAGGTCTGCGCGAGATCCAGAACGCACTGAAAGGCGGAGGCATCCTCGCCGTATGGTCGGCACGCGGAGACAAAGCGTTCACCAAAACCCTCCGCAAGGCCGGTTTCGATGTCAGCGAAAACGCCGTGGCCGCCGCCCACAAAGGCAGAAAAACCCGCACCCACACCATCTGGCTCGCCAGAAAGAAGCATTTTTAA
- a CDS encoding TM2 domain-containing protein produces the protein MLAGILGIVLGGFGIHKFILGYQKEGIIMLVISVATCGFGYTVIGIIGLIEGIMYLTKSDEEFVETYITNKKAWF, from the coding sequence ATGCTAGCCGGTATCCTGGGTATCGTTCTAGGCGGATTCGGCATTCACAAATTCATCCTCGGTTACCAAAAAGAGGGCATCATCATGCTGGTCATTTCCGTGGCCACCTGCGGTTTCGGCTACACGGTCATTGGTATCATTGGCCTAATCGAGGGCATCATGTATCTCACGAAGTCGGACGAAGAGTTCGTGGAAACCTACATCACCAACAAAAAAGCCTGGTTCTAA
- a CDS encoding LL-diaminopimelate aminotransferase — MNINENFLKLKAGYLFPEIGRRVTAWTEANPDKTDRLIRCGIGDVTEPLPQAVRDAMHAAIDEQGVAETFHGYGPEQGYGFLRDAIVENQFEGLNISADEVFVSDGSKCDTGNILDIFGKGNKIAITDPVYPVYVDTNVMAGNTGEADENGAYEGLVYLPCTAENNFVPAIPEEKVDLVYLCYPNNPTGTTATREQLESWVAYAKNHGAIILYDAAYEAFVRDSSVPRSIFEIEGAHECAIEFRSFSKNGGFTGVRCAYTVIPKTLTVKASTGEEVSLHSLWNRRQSTKFNGASYPVQRGAAAVFSPEGKEQVSALIEHYMGNAALLRKACQDLGLKVFGGENAPYVWVQCPEGVGSWDMFDKMLEEAQVVITPGAGFGAAGEGYFRISSFNTRENVEEVCKRIAAIS, encoded by the coding sequence ATGAACATCAACGAGAACTTCCTCAAACTGAAAGCCGGCTACCTGTTTCCGGAAATCGGCCGCCGCGTCACCGCTTGGACCGAAGCCAACCCTGACAAGACCGACCGCCTGATCCGCTGCGGCATCGGCGACGTCACCGAGCCCCTGCCACAAGCGGTGCGCGATGCCATGCACGCCGCCATCGATGAGCAAGGTGTAGCTGAAACCTTCCATGGCTACGGCCCGGAGCAAGGTTACGGATTCCTGCGCGACGCCATCGTGGAAAACCAGTTCGAAGGCCTGAACATCTCCGCCGACGAAGTCTTCGTGTCCGATGGCTCGAAATGCGACACCGGCAACATTCTCGACATCTTTGGCAAGGGCAACAAGATCGCCATCACCGATCCTGTTTACCCGGTCTACGTCGACACCAACGTCATGGCCGGTAACACCGGTGAGGCCGATGAAAATGGCGCCTACGAGGGTCTCGTTTACCTCCCCTGCACCGCCGAGAACAACTTCGTCCCCGCCATCCCCGAGGAAAAAGTCGACCTCGTCTACCTCTGCTACCCGAACAACCCCACCGGCACCACCGCCACCCGCGAGCAGCTGGAATCCTGGGTTGCCTACGCCAAGAACCACGGCGCCATCATCCTCTACGATGCCGCCTACGAAGCCTTCGTCCGTGACTCCTCGGTGCCACGCTCCATTTTCGAAATCGAAGGTGCCCACGAATGCGCCATCGAGTTCCGCTCGTTCTCCAAGAACGGTGGCTTCACCGGCGTCCGCTGCGCCTACACCGTGATCCCCAAGACACTCACCGTGAAAGCATCCACCGGCGAGGAAGTCAGCCTACACTCACTGTGGAACCGCCGCCAGTCAACCAAGTTCAACGGCGCCTCCTACCCGGTCCAGCGCGGTGCCGCCGCCGTCTTCTCCCCCGAAGGAAAAGAGCAGGTGTCAGCACTGATCGAGCACTACATGGGCAATGCCGCCCTGCTGAGAAAAGCCTGCCAAGACCTCGGACTGAAAGTCTTTGGCGGTGAGAACGCACCTTACGTCTGGGTTCAGTGCCCGGAAGGTGTCGGCTCCTGGGACATGTTCGACAAGATGCTCGAGGAAGCCCAGGTGGTGATCACCCCCGGTGCCGGATTCGGTGCTGCCGGTGAAGGATACTTCCGTATTTCCTCCTTCAACACCCGCGAGAACGTCGAGGAAGTCTGCAAGCGCATCGCGGCGATCTCCTAA
- the mnmA gene encoding tRNA 2-thiouridine(34) synthase MnmA: MSKILVGLSGGVDSAVAAALLLEQGHEVAGGYMKNWINEDGIAGDCPWEQDVEDAHAVAKTLGIEFRVVDLIDQYRDRIVDYMLEGYRNGITPNPDVYCNREMKFGVFLDYALSQGFEAVGTGHYARRRERSDGSADILRGADPNKDQSYFLALMEQEQAVRARFPCGEMLKPQVREVAERFNLPVAGKKDSQGICFIGNVKMSDFLRHYVPDSPGDIVDLDGKVLGKHKGLHLYTLGQRKGHGVASPREGMAYVVVGKNAAENQLVVGWDMENTPGLYVKKCTVGTVSWVNKPITATRKVEAQPRYRSKSEPVTVTPTDDGKLALEFVRPQRAVTPGQICAFYDGGTLLGGGVFETVE, from the coding sequence GTGTCGAAGATTCTCGTAGGACTTTCCGGAGGTGTTGATTCCGCCGTGGCCGCCGCCTTGCTTTTGGAGCAGGGGCATGAGGTCGCGGGTGGCTATATGAAAAACTGGATCAACGAAGATGGCATCGCCGGCGATTGCCCCTGGGAGCAGGATGTCGAGGACGCCCATGCCGTGGCCAAGACGCTGGGCATCGAGTTCAGGGTGGTGGATTTGATCGATCAATACCGTGACCGCATCGTCGACTACATGCTGGAAGGCTACCGCAACGGCATCACGCCGAACCCCGACGTCTACTGCAACCGCGAGATGAAGTTTGGCGTTTTTCTCGATTACGCCCTGTCGCAGGGGTTTGAGGCCGTCGGCACCGGCCACTACGCGCGTCGCCGTGAACGATCCGATGGCAGCGCCGACATCCTCCGTGGTGCCGATCCGAACAAGGATCAAAGTTATTTCCTCGCCCTGATGGAGCAAGAGCAGGCGGTCCGCGCCCGCTTCCCCTGCGGCGAAATGCTGAAACCCCAGGTCCGCGAAGTCGCCGAGCGATTCAATCTCCCGGTCGCGGGGAAAAAAGACAGTCAGGGCATCTGTTTCATCGGAAATGTCAAGATGAGCGACTTCCTGCGCCATTACGTGCCGGACAGCCCGGGCGACATTGTTGATCTCGATGGCAAGGTCTTAGGAAAGCACAAAGGCCTGCATCTCTACACGCTCGGCCAGCGCAAAGGACATGGTGTGGCATCGCCGCGCGAAGGAATGGCCTATGTGGTGGTGGGGAAAAATGCCGCTGAAAATCAACTGGTGGTCGGCTGGGACATGGAAAACACCCCCGGGCTTTACGTGAAAAAATGCACCGTCGGCACTGTCAGCTGGGTGAATAAACCGATCACCGCCACGCGAAAAGTCGAAGCCCAACCACGCTACCGCTCGAAAAGTGAACCGGTCACGGTAACCCCCACCGACGATGGTAAGCTGGCCTTGGAGTTCGTCCGGCCACAGCGGGCGGTGACTCCCGGCCAGATCTGCGCCTTCTACGATGGTGGCACCCTGTTAGGCGGCGGCGTCTTCGAGACCGTCGAGTAA
- the xerA gene encoding site-specific tyrosine recombinase/integron integrase, protein MSDPPDDVAAYLEFLRIERNASVRTLRNYSHALNAYLEWRGDGFKSWRDCSANDFREYLFELMKQELARSTIRLRFAALRSFYKFLVHRGGLAASPLVEIQLPKPERKLPVVLTLAQMEDLLAMPLKLDPDPRAQPWQPLRDVAIMELFYSSGLRVSELVALDVKDADFLSETLRVFGKGNKERMVPIGSHAMAALQKYRQAAAVHEGPLFINKNKDPNKRRLSVRSVQLLLKKYLAATDIGFEVTPHKLRHTFATHMLDYGADLRSVQTLLGHASLSTTQIYTHVTKERMREAYDAAHPRAE, encoded by the coding sequence ATGAGCGATCCCCCGGACGATGTGGCTGCCTATCTCGAGTTTCTCCGGATCGAGCGCAACGCCTCGGTGCGCACGTTGAGAAACTACAGCCACGCGCTGAATGCCTACCTGGAATGGCGCGGCGACGGCTTCAAATCGTGGCGCGATTGCAGCGCCAACGACTTCCGCGAGTATCTGTTTGAGCTGATGAAGCAGGAGCTGGCGAGATCGACCATTCGCCTGCGCTTCGCCGCGCTGCGATCGTTTTACAAATTCCTCGTCCACCGTGGCGGTTTGGCGGCCAGTCCGCTGGTGGAAATCCAGCTGCCAAAGCCGGAGCGCAAGCTGCCGGTCGTCTTGACCTTGGCGCAGATGGAAGACCTGCTGGCGATGCCGCTGAAACTCGACCCCGACCCCCGTGCCCAGCCGTGGCAGCCGCTGCGCGACGTCGCGATCATGGAGCTGTTTTATTCCAGCGGCCTGCGGGTGTCCGAGCTGGTGGCGCTGGACGTGAAGGATGCCGATTTCCTCTCCGAAACCCTGCGCGTCTTCGGTAAGGGCAACAAGGAGCGCATGGTGCCGATCGGATCTCATGCCATGGCTGCGCTGCAAAAATACCGTCAAGCGGCAGCGGTGCATGAAGGCCCGCTGTTCATCAATAAAAACAAGGACCCGAACAAGCGTCGACTTTCCGTTCGCTCAGTGCAGCTACTTCTGAAGAAATACCTCGCCGCCACCGACATCGGCTTCGAGGTCACGCCGCACAAACTGCGCCACACCTTTGCCACCCACATGCTCGATTACGGTGCGGATTTACGCAGTGTCCAGACGCTGTTGGGTCACGCCTCGCTCTCGACCACCCAGATCTACACCCACGTCACCAAGGAGCGGATGCGCGAGGCCTACGATGCCGCCCACCCCCGGGCGGAGTGA
- the upp gene encoding uracil phosphoribosyltransferase, which produces MNQPIQHPVIDDRMARLRQRDCPTSQFRAYVQEISQMMVPAVTADLFTLPTQVETPLEITTGRKLEREIVLVPILRAGLGMLEGFLRLLPESAVAHIGMARNEDTLSPESYYFNAPTSLTDADVMVLDPMLATGGSASAAIDELKKHGAKHLRFACIVAAPEGLERLNSDHPDVPVYYPALDSRLNEHGYILPGLGDAGDRIFGTVQE; this is translated from the coding sequence GTGAACCAGCCTATCCAGCACCCCGTCATCGACGACCGCATGGCGCGCCTTCGCCAGCGCGACTGCCCCACTTCCCAGTTCCGCGCCTACGTGCAGGAAATCTCCCAGATGATGGTGCCTGCGGTCACTGCCGATCTTTTCACGCTGCCGACACAGGTCGAGACGCCCTTGGAAATCACTACGGGTCGGAAATTAGAACGGGAAATTGTCTTAGTGCCCATTCTCAGAGCTGGACTTGGTATGCTGGAAGGATTTCTCCGGCTGCTTCCTGAATCGGCAGTGGCGCATATCGGCATGGCCAGAAATGAGGACACGCTGTCTCCCGAAAGCTACTATTTCAACGCCCCCACCAGCCTGACCGATGCTGATGTCATGGTGCTCGATCCAATGCTCGCCACCGGCGGCTCCGCCAGTGCCGCCATCGACGAGCTAAAAAAACACGGCGCCAAGCACCTGCGCTTCGCCTGCATTGTCGCTGCCCCGGAAGGGCTCGAACGACTCAATTCCGACCACCCGGATGTGCCGGTTTACTATCCGGCGCTCGACTCCCGACTGAACGAACACGGCTACATTTTACCCGGCCTGGGCGACGCCGGCGACCGGATCTTCGGCACCGTGCAGGAGTGA
- a CDS encoding sigma-54-dependent transcriptional regulator → MDEPQTILLVDPDIDYLDWATKHLGAEDLRILRCDHAEKAVKVCDTTRVDLVIADLSLQPFDGLTLLTRLRAAHPAVLVVLTAAFPTTAQVIEATQLGAQDILKKESLTFELRGVVETALQAIEDRRTAGKTKTAPQKQDARVKIIGNSSALQDVFKIVGRVARTDAPVLVSGESGTGKELVAHAVHEYSPRSKNKIIAINCGAIPENLLESELFGHEKGAFTGAIAKRAGLFEQGDGGTLFLDEIGDMPPPVQVKLLRVLQDGTFSRVGSTETQKSDVRIVGATNKNLAEEVALGNFREDLYYRLNVVELHLPPLRARTEDIPLLAEHFLRLTIKRNGIPAIKFSAEALEHLQTHRWPGNVRELENTIARACALASNEVLLPSDIQFTRTFTESDDTQQATRQALEHLKKVVPKGKKAASWIAEELGALED, encoded by the coding sequence TTGGACGAACCTCAGACTATTCTCCTCGTCGACCCGGATATTGATTATCTTGATTGGGCGACCAAACACCTCGGCGCCGAGGACCTTCGCATTCTACGTTGTGACCACGCCGAAAAGGCCGTCAAAGTCTGCGACACCACTCGCGTAGATCTGGTCATCGCAGATCTCTCGCTGCAGCCATTTGACGGCCTCACCTTGCTGACCCGACTTCGCGCCGCCCATCCAGCGGTGCTGGTGGTGCTCACCGCCGCCTTCCCCACCACAGCACAAGTGATCGAGGCCACCCAGCTGGGGGCCCAGGATATCTTGAAAAAGGAATCCCTCACCTTCGAGCTTCGAGGGGTCGTGGAAACAGCGCTGCAGGCCATCGAAGACCGCCGCACCGCCGGCAAAACCAAAACCGCACCGCAGAAACAAGATGCCCGGGTGAAAATCATCGGGAACTCGAGTGCGCTGCAGGACGTTTTCAAAATCGTCGGCCGTGTCGCCCGCACGGATGCTCCCGTGCTCGTCTCCGGAGAAAGCGGCACCGGCAAGGAGCTCGTAGCCCACGCGGTGCACGAATACTCACCGAGGTCGAAAAATAAAATCATCGCCATCAACTGTGGCGCCATTCCGGAAAACTTGCTGGAAAGCGAGCTCTTCGGTCACGAGAAAGGCGCCTTCACCGGGGCCATTGCCAAGCGCGCAGGTCTGTTTGAGCAGGGCGATGGCGGCACTCTCTTCCTCGATGAAATTGGCGACATGCCCCCACCGGTGCAGGTGAAACTTCTGCGGGTGCTGCAGGACGGAACTTTCAGCCGTGTCGGCAGCACCGAGACTCAGAAGTCCGATGTCCGTATCGTTGGCGCCACCAATAAAAACCTCGCCGAGGAAGTGGCCTTAGGGAATTTCCGCGAGGACCTCTACTACCGTCTCAATGTGGTGGAGCTGCACCTGCCACCGTTGCGTGCCCGGACCGAGGACATCCCCCTGTTGGCCGAACACTTTCTGCGCCTGACCATCAAGCGCAATGGTATCCCCGCCATCAAGTTCAGTGCCGAAGCTCTGGAGCACCTGCAAACCCACCGCTGGCCCGGCAACGTGCGCGAGCTGGAAAACACTATCGCCCGCGCCTGCGCCCTGGCATCGAACGAGGTCTTGCTGCCGTCCGATATCCAGTTCACCCGGACATTTACCGAGTCCGACGACACTCAACAAGCGACCCGCCAGGCGCTGGAGCATCTGAAAAAGGTGGTGCCCAAAGGCAAAAAAGCCGCCAGCTGGATTGCCGAGGAACTTGGAGCGTTGGAGGACTAA
- a CDS encoding isoprenyl transferase → MEVKNDLPHHIAIIMDGNGRWANARGLPRGEGHRAGAESVREAVETCRQLGVGYLTLYAFSSENWNRPKKEIDSLMKLLERFLRDKLPEMLKQNVRLHAIGRLNMLPASCRKEIDQAIEKTRDNTGLNLILALSYGSREEITDAARRLAAKAVAGEIEPSDIDPSMIDNHLYTAGIPDPDLLIRTSGELRISNFLLWQISYSEIVISPKNWPDFRNADLRAAVDEYARRHRRFGTV, encoded by the coding sequence ATGGAAGTGAAGAACGATCTCCCCCACCACATCGCCATCATCATGGATGGTAATGGCCGATGGGCCAACGCCCGCGGACTGCCGCGCGGCGAGGGTCACCGTGCCGGTGCGGAATCCGTGCGTGAAGCGGTGGAAACTTGCCGCCAGCTCGGCGTCGGCTACCTCACCCTCTACGCCTTCTCCTCGGAAAACTGGAACCGACCAAAAAAGGAGATCGACTCACTGATGAAACTTCTCGAGCGCTTCCTGCGCGACAAGTTGCCGGAAATGCTCAAACAAAACGTCCGCCTGCACGCGATCGGTCGGCTCAACATGCTGCCAGCGTCCTGCCGCAAGGAAATCGACCAAGCGATCGAGAAAACGCGCGACAACACCGGCCTGAATCTCATCCTCGCCCTGTCCTACGGCTCGCGCGAGGAAATCACCGATGCCGCGCGCCGACTCGCCGCCAAGGCAGTGGCAGGCGAAATCGAACCCTCCGACATCGATCCCTCGATGATCGACAACCACCTCTACACCGCAGGCATCCCCGACCCGGATCTGCTGATTCGCACTTCAGGGGAGCTGCGGATTTCCAACTTCCTGCTCTGGCAAATCTCCTACTCGGAAATCGTGATCAGTCCGAAAAATTGGCCCGATTTCCGCAATGCCGACCTACGTGCCGCCGTGGATGAATACGCCCGCCGCCACCGCCGTTTCGGCACCGTCTAA